The DNA window GGCCACGACGAGCACCAGCAGGGTGGCACAGACCGAGATGATGATCGTGCTCGCCAGATTGAACGGCAGCGGCGTCTCGGGGGTGTCCCACATGGTCGAGTAGTTGTCCGGATGCCATTCCTGCGGCAGATACGTCGGTGGGATGCGCAGGATTTCGGCCCGACTCTTCAACGAGCCGAACACCATCACCACGAACGGCGTCAGGAAGATGACGGCGAGCACCACGCCCACCGCGGTGAGTTCCCAGCGCCGCCGCCGAAGTCGCTTGCCATTGCCCTCGACAACCGTTGTGTCCGGCGGGATCTCGACACCCTCGATATGAATATCCGCTCGAGAAGGCCCACCCGCCACCCAGCCACCACCCCTCATCGAAGCGCTACGCGATGCCACGCTCATTGGTCCACCTGCTGTGTCGGCTTGATGACCTTCACGTAGATCGCGATGATCACCACGATCAGGGCGAAGTTCAGCACGCTCATCGCGGCCGCGGTATCGAGCTGTTGATTCTGCCGAATCAGCTTGAACGTCAACGTCGTTGTCGTATCCGCGCCGAAGCCCGCGATACTGCCGGTGATCACCTGCAGGATGGGCAGCGAATTGAAGACATTGATGATGTTGATGATGGTCGCCACCGCGATCGCCGGACGCAGTTGCGGCAGTGTGAGATACCGGTAGCGCTGCCACGCGCTGGCGCCGTCGACCCGGCCCGCCTCCTCGATTTCGGCCGGAATCGACTGCAACCCGGCCAGAATCGTGTAGGTGGTGAACGGGATGGAGACGAACACCGCGACGCCCATCGCGACCAGGAAGGCCGGTGTCGGCTGCTTGGTGAAGCCGTAGCCCCGATCCAGCAGCCCGATATCGACCAGGAATCGGTTCGCGATGCCGACATCGGGATCGAGCATGTAGTAGAAGATCGTCGTCGTCATCACGACCGAGGCCGCCCACGGCACCAGGATCGCCATCCGCACCGCGGTGCGTCCGGGGAAGTCCTTGTTGAGGAACTGCGCCAGCCCCGCCGAGAGGACCAGGGTGATCAGCACGACGCTGACCACCCAGACCACCGTATGCCCGAGTACCGTGCCCAGTTCACTGATGTCGAACAGGGTCCGGAAGTTGGCCAGCCCGGCCGGACCGCGATCCTGGCCGTAGGCGCTCAGGTCCCGGGTGCTGGTCCACACCATGTAGCCGACCGGGAACGCGACGATCGCCGCGATCAGCACCAGGGACGGCCCGATCCAAGGGACGGCCCGCAGTGTCGAATTCTTCCCCACCCGGGATGCTCCATTCAATTTGCGGCCCTCCCGGGGCCCTGCGTGGTCACGCTTCGCTACCTCCTCCGGGCCCGTCGCTCGGGCCGCTGGGCGCCCCACCTTATTTCGCGGCTTCCTGGATGCGGGACAACACCTGCGCCGGATCCGAGCCCTGCGCGATGGTGCCCATCTGCTGACGAATCGCACCCTGCACGGGGGCCCACTTCGGGTTGTTGCTCGGGTAGAACTTGGCCACCGGCAACGTGGCCGAGAACGCCTTGGTCACCGGATCCTCGGCCAGGGCGGTCGCCCCGCTCTTGGTGATCGGGATGAAGCCCTCGGTTTTGACGAAGTTCGCGTAGGAATCCGCATTGAAGAAGAAGTCGAGGAATTTCTTGATCGACTCGGTCTTCTTGCCGTCCTTCTTGAACGCCATCAGGTGGTCGGCGACGCCGAGGGTCACCGGATCACCGGTTTTGGTCGGCGAGGGCGCGGTCCCGTACTGCAGGCCCGGGTTCTTCGAGGCGATCTGACCGATGGTCGGTGGCAGGCCCTCGATCATGCCGATCTTGCCTTGGATGAAGGCGTTGATGACGTCCTTGCGGTCGGTCGCACCGGGATTCGGCTGGGTCGCGCCGGAATCGATCAACTCGCGCATGGCTTTCACACCCTCCAGATTCTGGGGCGTGTCCACGGTGACCTTGTCGCCGTCGGACCAGTTGCCGCCCGCACCGAAGGTCCAGATGGAGGTTTCGCCTTGGGCCTCCTCACTGCCGAGCGGCAGGCCGTAGCCGGAGACGCCGCCGCCGAGGGCCTGGATCTTCTTGGCCGCGTCGGTCAGCTCGGACCAGGTCTTGGGCGGGGTCGTGACGCCGGCCTTGGTGAACAGATCCTTGTTGTAGAACAGCGTGCGCGTCGAGGCGAACAGCGGCAGCGCGAACTGCTGACCGTTCAGCGAGGCGTTCTTGGCGAAGCCGGGCTGGATATCGGCGAGCACGTCCGGCGACACGATCTCCGACGCCGGATAGAGCATGCCGTCACCGGCGAAGCTGGCGTAGGCGTCGATGTTCAGGATGTCCGGCGTGGTCGACTGCGATTGCAGCTTGGTGCGCACCACATCGTTGATCGAATCCCAGGACTCCATCTGCAGGTTCACCTTGATATCGGGATTCTGCTTCTGGAAGCCGTCGATGATGTGGTCCCACAGCGCCTTGGTGCCGTTGGCGCCGTCGCTATAGGTCGGGGCGAGGAAGTTGATCGTCTTATCGGAATCGGCGGAGTCCTTGGAGCCGAAACCGCAGGACGAAACGGCGAGCGCGAGGCCGGTCGCCATCGCGATCCCCGCGAGTACGCCGTGGAGGGGTCGTTTCACGAGCTGAACCTTTCAAATTTTCACTCCGGGCGCGACTGGACCGGCCGATGATGGAGCGAACAAATCGACTGAGCTGATCCTTTCGAGCGACCTGGCTAGCAGTCGCTAGCGATAAATCTAGACCCAATAGTGATCACATGTGACTGATTCGCTCGTAAATTTGACATGAACGATCATCAGAGCGATTCTGTTGTTGTGCCGATCTCCGCTCACCCCACCCCCGTGACTCATCTGGCCGCCGAAGTCGCCACCCAACCGGACGACTGGGCCCGCGCCGAGACCATCGCCGCCGAACACCGCGCTGTACTGCCCCAACCGGGCGAGCGCGTGGCCGTCATCGGTTGCGGCACTTCGCTGTTCATGTCCCGTGCGATCGCGTCACTGCGCGAGGGCTCGGGTCAGGGCGTCACCGACGCCTGGCCCGCCAGCGAGGTCCGCGGCGGTCGCGACTACGACCGCTACCTGGTCATCTGCCGCTCCGGCACCACCACCGAGGTGGTCGATGCCATGCGGGAGATCCCAGCACACATCCCGCGCACCGTCATCTGCAGCAGTCCGGGCACCCCGGTGCTCGACCTCGGCGACCCGATCCTGATCGACGAGGTCGACGAACTGTCCGTGGTGCAGACCCGCTTCGCCACCACCGCGCTGGCCATCCTGCGCTGGCACCTCGGCGAGGACCTGAATCCCGCCATCGAGCAGGCCCGGGCGGTGCTCGCCGAAGACGCCGCTACGGCACTGACCGCGGTGCGCCATGCGGAGCAGATCAGCTTCGTCGGCATGGGCTTCGCAGCCGCGATCGCCGAAGAGGCCGGTCTCAAACTGCGCGAATCCTGCCAGTCCTGGACCGAGGCCTATCTGCAGACCGAATACCGGCACGGCCCGATCAGCATCTCCACCCCCGGCCGCGCCGTCTGGGCCTTCGGGCCGCTGGTCCCCAACTTCGCGGCCGATGTGGCCGTCACCGGCGCACATTTCGAACACCGCGATATCGACCCGATGGCCGATCTGGTCCGCGTCCACCAGCTCTGTGTGCTGCGCGCCGCCGACCAAGGCCTGGACCCCGACCATCCGCGCAACCTGAACCGCTCCGTCGTCCTGGATCAGTGATCGTCCGGTACCAGGAACTACTGTGCCGATTATGGGAACCGAATCGGGAGCGCGACCACCGGAAACCCGCGCGGCTCGACCCGAAACACGAGCCGCGACAACCGCCGGGCCCCGCGACGATCTCGCGGACGGCACGGGGGCGGCGAGGGGGTGGCAAAGAGGCGGAGCCGACGGGGTGGGTAAACACAGCTCGGCGATGCCGGTCGCCGCAGTGGCGCCGGGACCGGCTGCGGTACAGCCGCAGCCGGTCCCGGCGTTGTCGGATGAGTTCCTGGTTCTCGGCCTCGATGTCGGCGGCACCACGATGAAGGGCGAGATCACCGATGCATCCGGCCTGGTGCTGGCCTCGGGTGTGGTGGCGACACCGCAGGGCGAGGCGGCCTTCGAAACCATGGGGGCGCTCGGCGATCAACTGCTGGCCGAACTGACCGACGAGCAGCGCGACCTGGTCGCGCGCGCGGCTGTATTACTGCCGGGCATCGTCGACCCCGTCCGCTCGATCGCGGTATTCAGTAGCAATGTCGGCTGGCGCGATGTGCATATCGGCGACCGGTTCACCGCACGCTGGGGCATGCCGGTGCTGATCGAGCACGATGTCGCGGTGGCCGGCTGGGCCGAATGGCGTTTCGGCGCGGGGCGCGGCCACGACGATGTCTGCGTGGTCATTCTCGGTACCGGCATCAGCGGCACCCTGTCGGTCGGCGGCAGGCTGGTGCGCAGCGGGTACGGGCAGACCGGCGAATACGGTCACATCCCGGTGCGGCACGCGGACGGATTGCGTTGTCCCTGCGGCAATATCGGCTGTGTAGAAACCGTCGCGTCCGGAGCATCGATCGCGCGCGCCTATGGCCAGCGCACCGGACACGAAACGGCAAGCGCGGCCGATGTTTTCGCACTGCTCGACACCGATGCGAATGCCAAAGCCGTTGTCGCCGACGCGATCAGCGCGCTGGCCGACGGACTGCTCGGCCTCATCCACGCGGCCTGTCCCGAATTGATCATCCTCGGCGGTGGCCTCGCAGGCGCCGGACCCGCGCTGACCGAACCCCTGCACCGCACCCTGGCCGAACGGCTGCGCGTTGTCCCGGCACCCGAGGTCGTACTCGGCGAATTCGGCGTGCGGGCCGGTCTTGCGGGAGCCGCACTCTTCGCCCGGCAGGGAACGCTCGCATGACAGGCGGACTCCCTGCCGTCGAATCAAGCGACACCGCCCCCACGGAATCTATCCGGGCCGAGCGTGACCGCACACGAAGACGGTTCGTCGACCGGGCACTGTGCGCACCGTTTCCAGGCGCACCGTTTCCAGGCGCACCGTTCCTGGTAGAAGTACACGGAACGGAGGTGCGCCCATGACATCGACGAGCGACCTCGAAATCCGCGGGCGGATCGTATCCGCTACCGCACAGTTCGACGACGGCGTCCTATCGGTAGACGGCGAACGTATCGCCCAGGTGCAATCGTTCGCGGAGTGGGTTGCCGCGCATCCGGATTCGATCGCGCCACCGTTTGCCGGAACGGTGCTGCCCGGACTTGTCGACATTCACAACCACGGCGGATTCGGGCATCGGTTCGACACCATCGACCCCGACGAAGCACGGGCCGCCGCGCGGTTCCATCACACGCACGGCTCCACGACGGTGCTGGCGAGCGTCGTCACCGGCGCGGCGGCGGATATGGTCGCGCAGGTCGCGACGCTGCGCACGTTGGTGGCGGACGGCACGATCGCCGGCATCCACGCCGAGGGACCGTTTCTGGCAGCCGCGCGGTGCGGTGCGCAGGATCCGCGCTATCTGCGCGATCCCGATCTCGAGCTGACCGAGCAGCTGCTCGCGGCCGCCGACGGGCAGTTGCGGGTGATGACGCTCGCACCGGAGCTGCCGGGTTTCGACAAGGTCGCACAACGGCTTTCCGATAGCGATGTGGTGGTGTCACTGGGCCACAGCGATACCGACTTCACCCGGTTCCGCCATGCCCTGCGCCCCACCGGATTCGGCGGTCTGGTGACGCACTTGGCGAACGGCATGCCGCCGCTGCACCACCGCAGGCCCGGACCGGTGGCCGCCGCGCTCGTCGCCGCATCCCAGCGACACGCGGTAGTCGAACTGATCGGCGACGGGGTGCACGTCGACTCCGGTTTCGGCGCATTGGTTTTCGCCACCGCGCCCGGACAGATCGCGCTGATCACCGACGCGATGCAGGCGGCCGGGATGCCCGACGGCGAGTACCAGCTCGGCCCGCAGGTGGTCCGCGTCATCGACGGCGTGGCCCGGGTGGCCAACGGCTCCATCGCCGGCGGCACCGCGCATCTCCTGAAATGCCTCGCCTGGGCGGTCGACACCTGCGGTGTACCGCTCTGCGATGCTGTGATTGCCGCCACATCAATTCCGGCCGCGGCGGCCGGACTGGCCGATGTGGGCGACCTCTCGACCGATCACTTCGCCGACCTATTGATAGTTGATGACAATCTCCAGTTGCGACGGGTGCTCAGACATGGACAGTGGTTGACGTGATCCTCACCGTGACAATGAATCCCGCCTACGATATGACCTACCGCGTAGAGCATTTCGAGCGCGGCCAGGCGCATCGGGTCCGTTCGGTCGAACAGCGCATCGGCGGCAAGGGCATCAATGTGACGCGGGTGCTCAATCAGCTCGGGAAATATGCCAGGGCTACCGGTTTCTCCGACCATGCCTTCGCGGCCGCCGCGGAATTGGAGATGCCGGTCGATTTCGTACACGCGCTGCCCTGGGTCCGGCGCACGGTGGTGATCAGCGAATCCGATGACGGTACCGCGACCGCGCTGTGGGAACCCGGCGCGCGCGTCTCGAATCCACATGCCGCCGAACAGCTCTCGGTCCGGGTTGCCGGAATGCTGCCCGATATCAACGGCCTCGTCATCTCGGGATCACTGCCGGGCGGTATCGCGGCCGGCCTGCCCGCCGAAATCGCCCGCACCGCCATCGCCGCCGGCGTGCCGACCATCTGCGATGTCGACGGTGAGTCGCTGCGCCTGGCCGCCCAGGTGCCGGGCGTCGTCCTGATGCCCAATACCGAAGAGCTGGAACGGCTCACCGGACGGGTTCCGGTGACCCCGGACGAGGTCGCCACGGCCGCACGCCCGCTCATCGAGCGCGGGGTGCGCGCCATCATCGCCACCCGCGGCGCCGAGGGCATGATCGTGGTCACCGCCGAGGGCGCATGGTCGGCCGTACTGCCCGAACCGCTCGCCGGAAATCCCACCGGCGCAGGTGATTCCGCAGCAGCCGCGGTGATCGCCGCACTCTCCGAGGCCGACGTCCTGCCGGACTGGTCCGCCATCCTCGTCGATGCCGTCGCCACCTCCGCCGCCGCGGTCGTCATCCCGGTCGCCGGCGAGATCGATCGCAGCCTGCGTGCCCGCGTCGCGCCCACCGTGGTCGTCGAACGACTAGCCGACCCCGCGGCCGAGTCCAGCCCTGGGGACCCCACCCAGGAGACTTCGCCGTGACCTCGAGACCCGTCCCTGACCTGATCAGCGCCGCCCGCCCGGGCGGTCTCGGCGCGTTCAACGTGATCACCCTCGAACACGCCGAGGCCATCGCCGCGGCCGCAGAGGCGGCGAAACGACCGGTGCTGCTCCAGCTTTCGGAGAATACGGTGCACTACCACGGCAGCCTGGCCCCGATCGCCCTCGCCTGCCTGCGGATCGCCGCCGACAGCACCGCGGATATCGCCGTCCACCTGGATCACGCCACCTCGTTCGAACTCATTCGCACCGCTGTCGACCTCGGCATTCGCTCGGTCATGTATGACGGCTCCACCCTCGATTACGCCGAAAACGTCACCGCCACCGCCGATATCACCCGCTGGTGCCACGACCGCGAGGTCTTCGTCGAAGCCGAACTCGGTGCGGTGGGCGGCAAGGACGGCGCGCACGCTCCTGGTGTCCGCACCGATCCGGACGAGGCCGTCGAATTCGTCGCGAGCACCGGCGTGGACGCGCTGGCCGTCGCAGTCGGCTCCTCGCACGCCATGCAGACCCGCACCGCCGAATTGGATAACGACCTGATTGCCGGCCTGGCCGCGAAAGTGCCTGTCCCCCTTGTGCTGCACGGCTCCTCCGGTGTTCCCGATGCGGGTCTGCGCGCCGCCGTCGAGCACGGCATGACCAAAATCAACATTGCCACCCGCCTGAATGTCGTTGCCACCGACGCGATTCGGAGCACGCTGGCCGACAGCCCCACGCTCTGCGACCCGCGCAAGTACCTGAAATCCGCTCGCAGCGTTATCAAGTCGGAAGTCGAACACCTTCTGCTGGTGCTCGCCCGGTAGCGCCTCACCAGCCCCGGGAAGTATGGGCAGCCTCCGGTGAGCAGCGATGATACGATGAATTGCTCTTAGTTTAGCTAAGCATTTGCTGTCCATCCGAGCTGTGTCACCTGATGAAGGAAAAACAACTCCATGGCTGTCATCCTGCGATCAGGAGAACAGCGCGCTGCCGATGTGGGGACCGAGCCCAGAGCCCCGCACAAGTTAACGCCCAGTGCCTTGCCACCCAGTGCCTTGTCACCCAGCGCCTTAACACTCAGTGCCGCAATCATATTCGCATCCCTATCCATCGGCGCCTGGCTGGCCTTCCTACGGCCCAACTGGCAGATGTACTGGCACCAAGTCGATCTCCAGGTCTATATGTGGGGCGGCACGGCCGCGGCGACACATCCGGCGTTGCTGTACGACGGCCGCGGCCCGCTCGGCCTGCCCTTCCTCTACCCCGTCTTCGCCGCCTGGATCTGCGCCGAACTGTCGCGGTTCCCGATCAATTACATCGGGACCGGCGTCACCATCCTCACGATGGCATCACTGTTCGTGAGCGTATGGAGCGCCGGCAAACTCCAACATCAGCGCCGCAGCGCCGGGTTGCTGGCACTGGCGATCGCCATCACCGGAGCCGCGATCTGGCTGGAGCCCGTCCAGCAGACATTCCGGTTCGGACAACTCAGCGCGATTCTCATGGCTTTGGTGCTGGCGGATCTGGCCATCCCCAAGCAGAGTCGGTACCGCGGCATCCTCATCGGCATCGCGACCGGACTGAAACTGACCCCCGCGGTCTTCATCGTCTATCTGCTCATCACCCGCCAGTTCCGCGCCGCCGCCACGGCCGCCGCGACCTTCGGCGCGACGGTCGCGATCGGCTTCTGGTACCGACCGACCCAGGCGCTGCAGTTCTGGACCACCACCATGTCGTCACAGAACCGGATCGGCTTCGCCTATGTGCAGAATCAGTCGATCAACGGCATGTTCGGCCGGCTGCAATGGTCGAACTGGGATGACACGACGGCATCGTTCGTTTGCGCGGGTCTGCTCGCACTGGCCGGAATCGCGGCGGCCCGGATCGCCTATCTACGCGGCGACGAACTGCTCGGCGCGCTGCTCGCTGCCACGGTGATGCTGCTGGTCTCGCCGATTTCCTGGACCCACTACTGGGTGTGGATCGTGCCTGCGCTGCTGTGGCTGATCCACGCGCTGCGCCGGCGTTCGCTCGCCATCCGGATCGGCGTCCCCATGATCAGCTACCTGTTCGTCTTCGCGTGGCCGCTGCGGGCCGACCGGTTCGGATCGTGGGATCCGGACCTGCCGCTGCTGCCACAGGGGCTGATCTGGCAGGTGCCGCAGACCGAGGGCCGGGAATTCCGTTGGACACTATGGCAATTCCTGCTCGGCGATTCCTACACGCTGCTCGCCACCGTCGCGCTCATCGCCGCGATCGTCTGGCTGCTCCCGCTGGAACCCCCGCAATTGCCGGACGAGGTTGTCGCGGACCGGCGGCGCGTGCGAGGGGTCGGCGCCGCCGGTCGGCGAGAAGGCGGTCCGAGCAGTGAACCGCCGAGGTCGAGCGAGTTGGAAGCCATGAGGTAAGGCCGATTCGCGGTAGCCCACTTCCATCTTCCATTCGCCGACACCGTTCATCCTGCTGCGGCTACCTCGAGAATGCTGGCGATCCAGCTGTGAATCGCCTGGGAACCGCGGGCTCCGATCAGCCGGCGCTGCCGGGTCGAAACCCCAGCGGTCGCGGCCCGGACGGTCGTAGCCGTCGGGGCCGTAACCGTCCGGGGTCCGTAGATGCACCTGGATATCCGCCTTATCGGCCGGAAGGTCGCCACCGCTGGCGATCGCTTGCGGGTCGCTCGAAACAACACTGTCAGCCAGTTCCGCCGCGATCTGGTGGACCTCGGCATCGGAGAGGCGGCGGCGCAGCAGCGCGAGCAGTGGAATGTAGTCGGATTCCGGGACACCGTCCGGATATCCGGCTCGCAGCCAGTCGATGATGGCGTTCAGGAACGGCGGCATCGAGGAACCTACCTCAGTCGGTGTCGATCAACGGAGTCGCCAGCGGCCAGCCGCCCGCCGCCAGATGCGAAGCGACCCTGGCGATATCGTGCTCATCCGGCTGCTCCTTCGCCATCCGCGCGATCGCCGCCTCGATATCGGCGTGGCTGATCTCGCTGTCCGGATTGGCGTCCACCAACTGCTCGGCGATCGCGACCACCTCATAGTCGGTCAGGTGGCGGTGCAGCACGGCGAACAGGGCAACGTAGTCCGACCGCGGAACCCCCTGCGGATATCCGGCCCGCAGCCAGCCGATGACGCGGCCGAGCAGATTCGGCCGGACCTGAGCGGATTTCGCTGGATCAGTCACAGTGTCCTTCCTTACTGTCCGAACAGATGAATACCGAACTCGGCCGCCAGGAAAGCCTTCGCGGTGTACAGAATTCCGATAAAAATGGCCGCGATGATCAGCGCGAAACAGGTGAGGGCACCGGCCAGCGCGGGGTAATTGCGTTGGGCGGCACGGCCGTCCACGGCGGCGGCGACCGACCAGAGCCGAACCCCGACGGCGAAGATGATCGGCAGGCCCGCACCGAGCAGCAGACCAGCGACGGTCACCTGCCACAGCGCGTTCAGATTCGTGACGAGCGTATGCACGGCGCCTCCTAAACCTGAGCCGAACGATTCGGCGGGACGTCTGTCGCCTCGGCCACCGGGGCCGCCTTCGCAACGTCGGGCTCGATATCCGGCGTGTCGTCGGCTGTCCCGCCGGGCCATTGATTGACATTGCCGGTGTCCACCGGATCCCGCCGCGACCGCAGATACATCACCGTCGACAGCGCGATGAGGATCGCGAACACCACCAGCACCCCGGCCAGCCCGCCGATGACGTGCGCGATGGCCCAGCACACGGCTCCGGCCACGCCCGCCAGCGGCAGCGTGAGCAGCCACGCGACAGTCATCCGGCCCATCACGGCCCAGCGCACCTCCGCCCCCTTGCCGAGCCCGGTGCCGAGGATCGATCCGGTCGCGGTCTGCGTGGTCGACAGCGGCAGACCGAAGTGCGCCGAGGTGAGAATGATCGCGGCCGAGGCGGATTCGGCGGCCAGCCCCTGCGGCGAGTCGATTTCGACGAGCCCCTTGCCGAGGGTGCGGATGATCCGCCAGCCGCCGAGGTAGGTGCCCGCCGCGATGGCAACGGCGCAGGCCGCCATCACCCACAGCGGCATCTCGTCGTTCTTGGTGAGCGAACCGTGCGCGACCAGCGCGAGGAAGATGACGCCCATCGTCTTCTGCGCGTCATTGGTGCCATGCGCCAGCGAGACCAGCGAGGCCGAGCCGATCTGGCCCCAGCGGAAACCTTCGTTGATCGCATCGGGATCGGCGGTCCTGGTGATCCGGTAGATGCTCCAGGTACCGATCGCGGAGACCAGCGCGGCCACGATCGGCGCGAGCAGGGCGGGCAGCACGATCTTGGCGAGCACCCCGTCCGCACCGTGCGCCCAGATCACCCCGCCCCAGCCGAGTGCCGCGATGGTGGCGCCGATCAGGCCGCCGAACAGCGCGTGCGAGGAACTCGACGGCAGGCCGAACAGCCAGGTCAGCAGATTCCACAGGATGCCACC is part of the Nocardia sp. NBC_00565 genome and encodes:
- a CDS encoding SIS domain-containing protein translates to MNDHQSDSVVVPISAHPTPVTHLAAEVATQPDDWARAETIAAEHRAVLPQPGERVAVIGCGTSLFMSRAIASLREGSGQGVTDAWPASEVRGGRDYDRYLVICRSGTTTEVVDAMREIPAHIPRTVICSSPGTPVLDLGDPILIDEVDELSVVQTRFATTALAILRWHLGEDLNPAIEQARAVLAEDAATALTAVRHAEQISFVGMGFAAAIAEEAGLKLRESCQSWTEAYLQTEYRHGPISISTPGRAVWAFGPLVPNFAADVAVTGAHFEHRDIDPMADLVRVHQLCVLRAADQGLDPDHPRNLNRSVVLDQ
- a CDS encoding inorganic phosphate transporter, producing MSADLLVLLIVVVTALAFDFTNGFHDTANAMATSIATGALRPRVAVAVSAVLNLVGAFLSVAVAATVAKGIVALDAVPGQALLIIVFAGLVGGILWNLLTWLFGLPSSSSHALFGGLIGATIAALGWGGVIWAHGADGVLAKIVLPALLAPIVAALVSAIGTWSIYRITRTADPDAINEGFRWGQIGSASLVSLAHGTNDAQKTMGVIFLALVAHGSLTKNDEMPLWVMAACAVAIAAGTYLGGWRIIRTLGKGLVEIDSPQGLAAESASAAIILTSAHFGLPLSTTQTATGSILGTGLGKGAEVRWAVMGRMTVAWLLTLPLAGVAGAVCWAIAHVIGGLAGVLVVFAILIALSTVMYLRSRRDPVDTGNVNQWPGGTADDTPDIEPDVAKAAPVAEATDVPPNRSAQV
- a CDS encoding class II fructose-bisphosphate aldolase, yielding MTSRPVPDLISAARPGGLGAFNVITLEHAEAIAAAAEAAKRPVLLQLSENTVHYHGSLAPIALACLRIAADSTADIAVHLDHATSFELIRTAVDLGIRSVMYDGSTLDYAENVTATADITRWCHDREVFVEAELGAVGGKDGAHAPGVRTDPDEAVEFVASTGVDALAVAVGSSHAMQTRTAELDNDLIAGLAAKVPVPLVLHGSSGVPDAGLRAAVEHGMTKINIATRLNVVATDAIRSTLADSPTLCDPRKYLKSARSVIKSEVEHLLLVLAR
- a CDS encoding extracellular solute-binding protein, producing the protein MKRPLHGVLAGIAMATGLALAVSSCGFGSKDSADSDKTINFLAPTYSDGANGTKALWDHIIDGFQKQNPDIKVNLQMESWDSINDVVRTKLQSQSTTPDILNIDAYASFAGDGMLYPASEIVSPDVLADIQPGFAKNASLNGQQFALPLFASTRTLFYNKDLFTKAGVTTPPKTWSELTDAAKKIQALGGGVSGYGLPLGSEEAQGETSIWTFGAGGNWSDGDKVTVDTPQNLEGVKAMRELIDSGATQPNPGATDRKDVINAFIQGKIGMIEGLPPTIGQIASKNPGLQYGTAPSPTKTGDPVTLGVADHLMAFKKDGKKTESIKKFLDFFFNADSYANFVKTEGFIPITKSGATALAEDPVTKAFSATLPVAKFYPSNNPKWAPVQGAIRQQMGTIAQGSDPAQVLSRIQEAAK
- a CDS encoding DUF3349 domain-containing protein; translation: MTDPAKSAQVRPNLLGRVIGWLRAGYPQGVPRSDYVALFAVLHRHLTDYEVVAIAEQLVDANPDSEISHADIEAAIARMAKEQPDEHDIARVASHLAAGGWPLATPLIDTD
- a CDS encoding ROK family protein — protein: MGKHSSAMPVAAVAPGPAAVQPQPVPALSDEFLVLGLDVGGTTMKGEITDASGLVLASGVVATPQGEAAFETMGALGDQLLAELTDEQRDLVARAAVLLPGIVDPVRSIAVFSSNVGWRDVHIGDRFTARWGMPVLIEHDVAVAGWAEWRFGAGRGHDDVCVVILGTGISGTLSVGGRLVRSGYGQTGEYGHIPVRHADGLRCPCGNIGCVETVASGASIARAYGQRTGHETASAADVFALLDTDANAKAVVADAISALADGLLGLIHAACPELIILGGGLAGAGPALTEPLHRTLAERLRVVPAPEVVLGEFGVRAGLAGAALFARQGTLA
- a CDS encoding N-acetylglucosamine-6-phosphate deacetylase, with the protein product MTSTSDLEIRGRIVSATAQFDDGVLSVDGERIAQVQSFAEWVAAHPDSIAPPFAGTVLPGLVDIHNHGGFGHRFDTIDPDEARAAARFHHTHGSTTVLASVVTGAAADMVAQVATLRTLVADGTIAGIHAEGPFLAAARCGAQDPRYLRDPDLELTEQLLAAADGQLRVMTLAPELPGFDKVAQRLSDSDVVVSLGHSDTDFTRFRHALRPTGFGGLVTHLANGMPPLHHRRPGPVAAALVAASQRHAVVELIGDGVHVDSGFGALVFATAPGQIALITDAMQAAGMPDGEYQLGPQVVRVIDGVARVANGSIAGGTAHLLKCLAWAVDTCGVPLCDAVIAATSIPAAAAGLADVGDLSTDHFADLLIVDDNLQLRRVLRHGQWLT
- a CDS encoding glycosyltransferase 87 family protein, encoding MYWHQVDLQVYMWGGTAAATHPALLYDGRGPLGLPFLYPVFAAWICAELSRFPINYIGTGVTILTMASLFVSVWSAGKLQHQRRSAGLLALAIAITGAAIWLEPVQQTFRFGQLSAILMALVLADLAIPKQSRYRGILIGIATGLKLTPAVFIVYLLITRQFRAAATAAATFGATVAIGFWYRPTQALQFWTTTMSSQNRIGFAYVQNQSINGMFGRLQWSNWDDTTASFVCAGLLALAGIAAARIAYLRGDELLGALLAATVMLLVSPISWTHYWVWIVPALLWLIHALRRRSLAIRIGVPMISYLFVFAWPLRADRFGSWDPDLPLLPQGLIWQVPQTEGREFRWTLWQFLLGDSYTLLATVALIAAIVWLLPLEPPQLPDEVVADRRRVRGVGAAGRREGGPSSEPPRSSELEAMR
- a CDS encoding carbohydrate ABC transporter permease, which produces MGKNSTLRAVPWIGPSLVLIAAIVAFPVGYMVWTSTRDLSAYGQDRGPAGLANFRTLFDISELGTVLGHTVVWVVSVVLITLVLSAGLAQFLNKDFPGRTAVRMAILVPWAASVVMTTTIFYYMLDPDVGIANRFLVDIGLLDRGYGFTKQPTPAFLVAMGVAVFVSIPFTTYTILAGLQSIPAEIEEAGRVDGASAWQRYRYLTLPQLRPAIAVATIINIINVFNSLPILQVITGSIAGFGADTTTTLTFKLIRQNQQLDTAAAMSVLNFALIVVIIAIYVKVIKPTQQVDQ
- a CDS encoding hexose kinase, producing MVDVILTVTMNPAYDMTYRVEHFERGQAHRVRSVEQRIGGKGINVTRVLNQLGKYARATGFSDHAFAAAAELEMPVDFVHALPWVRRTVVISESDDGTATALWEPGARVSNPHAAEQLSVRVAGMLPDINGLVISGSLPGGIAAGLPAEIARTAIAAGVPTICDVDGESLRLAAQVPGVVLMPNTEELERLTGRVPVTPDEVATAARPLIERGVRAIIATRGAEGMIVVTAEGAWSAVLPEPLAGNPTGAGDSAAAAVIAALSEADVLPDWSAILVDAVATSAAAVVIPVAGEIDRSLRARVAPTVVVERLADPAAESSPGDPTQETSP